The Lolium rigidum isolate FL_2022 chromosome 1, APGP_CSIRO_Lrig_0.1, whole genome shotgun sequence region acaggacaaatcacactcggaagatccctgctgaaactattgggagcagtgatagatgtgggagaaggcaccttaaaattcacctccacaccgggaggtagacatgtattccctaaatcaaagggtaagaaaaagaataagaaaggtaggtgtaatgcccgaggtaatgcttcatctcttgacaacacgtgatacacactttctgcgcctagctgaaaggcgttaaagaaaagcgcttatgggagacaacccattatttcacttctgcattttattttatatttgaatcttggaagttgtttactactgtagcaacctctccttatctttattttattgcattgttgtgccaagtaaagtctttgatagtaaagccaatactagatttggattactgcgcaggaacagatttcttgctgtcacgaatttgaacagtagtccctgtagaaaaatcaaaaacatctgcaaatttacgtgcatgatcctcagatatgtacgcaactttcattcaatttgggcattttcatctgagcaagtctggtgccactttaaaattcgtctttacgaactgttctgttttgacagattctgccttttatttcgcattgcatgttttgctatgttagatggatttctttgttccattaactttcagtagctttgtgcaatgtaaagaagtgttaagaatgattatgtcacctctgaatatatgaattatgcactgaccctctaatgagtttgtttcgagtttggtgtggaggaagttttcaagggtcaagagaggaggatgatacaatatgatcaagaagagtgaaaaggcaaagcttggggatgcccccgtggttcatccctgcatattttaagaagactcaagcgtctaagcttggggattcccaaggcatcccttcttcatcgacaacttatcatgttcctctagtgaaactatatttttattccgtcacatcttatgtgctttacttggagcgtctgtttgtttttgtttttttttttgaataaatcggatcctagcattctttgtttgggagagaggcacgctccgctgtttcttatgaacacatatgttcttagctttatctttaatgttcattgcgaaatttgaactacttcattcattgttatatggttggaaacggaaaatgccgcatgtggtaaatggtttaatgtcttgaataatgtgatacttggcaattgttgtgctcatatagatcttgtttaagctcttgcatcatgtaccttgtactcattaatgaataactacatagagtttgttaaaatttggtttgcatgattgatctctagagtctagatattttctcggttgaggtgtttgaaaaacaaggagacaatataaagtcttataatagttacaatatgttcatatgtgagctttgctgcaccttttatacttgagtttgcttcaaacaaccttgctagcctagccttgtattgagaggaattcttctcgtgcatccaaatccttgagccaataaccatgccatttgtgtccagcatacctacctaccacatggtatttctccgccattccaaagtaaatcacttgagtgctacctttaaaacttccattctttgcctttacaatatatagctcatgggacaaatagcttaaaaactatcgtggtgaagaatatgtacttatgtgtcttatttcttaataagttgcttgttgagcggtaaccatgtttctggggacgccatcaactcttttacccttgttgaatatcatgtgagttgctatgcatgttcgtcttgtctgaagtaagggcggtgttcacaatcaaatggtttgagtatgcatactgttagagaagaacattgggccgctaactaaagccatgattcatggtggaagtttcagtgtggacagctaatcctcaatctcttatgacaatattaatcgttgttgaatgcttatgcattaaagaggagtccattatctgttgtctatgttgtcccggtatggatgtctaagttgagaataatcaaaagcgagaaatccaatgcgaactttctccttagacctttgtacaggcggcatagaggtacccctttgtgacacttggttggaacatatgctatgcaatgataattcgtgttaatccaagctaattaggacaaggtgcgagcactattagtatactatgcatgaggcttgcaacttataagatgtcttatacataacacgtatgctttattactaccgttgacaaaattgtttcttgttttcaaaatgaaaagctctagcacaaatatagtaatcaatgcttcctctgcgaagggcctatcttttactttattgttgagtcagtttgcctattctttctatcttagaagcaaacacttgtatcaactgtgtgcattgattcttacatatttacttattgcacttgttatattgctttgtgttgataattatccatgagataaatatgttgaagttgaaagcaaccgctgaaactttatcttcctttgtgttgcttcaatgcctttacttcgaatttattgctttatgagtaactcttatgcaagtcttattgatgcttgttttgaaagtattatttatgaaaagtctttgctatatgattcattagtttactcattatcttcatgattgcttcgaatcgctgcattcatctcatatgctttacaatagtatgatcaagattatgatagcatgtcacttcaaaaattatctttgttatcgtttacctactcgagggcgagtaggaactaagcttggggatgcttgatacgtcccaaatgtatctataatttcttatgttccatgctacttttatgatgatactcacatgttttatacacattatatgtcattattatgcattttccggcactaacctattgacgagatgccgaagagccagtttgttgttttctcgctgtttttggtttcagaaatcctagtaaggaaatattctcggaattggacgaaatcaacacccagggtcctatttttgcacgaagcttccagaagtccgagggagagacgaagtggggccacggggcgccgacacaataaggcggcgcggccaaggggggcccgcgccgccctgtcaggcctccgactccgcccttccgcctacatatagtcttcgtcgcgaaaccccagtaccgagagccacgatacggaaaaccttccagagacgccgccgccgccaatcccatctcggggattcaggagatcgcctccggcaccctgccggagaggggaatcatctcccggaggtctcttcatcgccatgatcgcctccggatcgatgtgtgagtagtccacccctggactatgggtccatagcagtagctagatggtcgtcttctcctaattgtgctatcatgttagatcttgtgagctgcctatcatgatcaagatcatctatttgtaatccttcatgttgtgtttgttgggatccgatgaatattgaatagtatgtcaagttgattatcaatctatcatatatgttatttatgttcttgcatgctctccgttgctagtagaggctctggccaagttgatacttctgactccaagagggagtatttatgctcgatagtgggttcatgcctccattaaatctgggacagtgacagaaagctctaaggttgtggatgtgctgttgccactagggataaaacatcaatgctttgtctaaggatatttgtgttgattacattacgcaccatacttaatgcaattgtctgttgtttacaacttaatacttggaggggttcggatgataacctgaaggtggactttttaggcatagatgcatgctagatagcggtctatgtactttgtcgtaatgccctgattaaatctcatagtactcatcatgatatagtatgtgcattgttatgccttctttatttgtcaattgcccaactgtaatttgttcacccaacatctgctatcttatgggagagacaccactagtgatctgtggaccccggtcctattctttacatctgaaatacaaactgctgcaattgttctttactgttcttcgcaaacaacaatcatcatccacactatacatctaattctttgtttacagcaagccggtgagattgacaacctcgctgttacgttggggcaaagttctgtgattgtgttgtgcaggttccacgttggcgccggaatctctggtgttgcgtcgcgctacactcctccgccatcaaccttcaacgtgcttcttgactcctcctggttcgataaaccttggtttctttctgagggaaaacttgctactgtgcgcatcacaccttcctcttggggttcccaacggacgtgtcaactacacgcatcaaccaaCAACAAGACAGATGGGCTGCACTGGAGTGAACGACAGTTTGTACAACCGATTTGGAGATTGCTTTACCTGGAGCACAATCCGTCGTCCATGATCCGTGAGCATGAGTATGCCACTGCGAATGTGGATGTCATACCAGGATTCATCCAGCTGCCCCAAGCTCACCACGCTGCTCCTCAGCGCCGGGATGTAAAAGACCTCCGTGAACACACGGTGATCACCGCCGTCGATGGAGAACACCACGGTTCCGCGACAGTGGATGGTCACCACCGAGCCGTCCGCGAACCGCACCTTGCCTCCGACGGAGCGATCCAGATCGGCGAAGGCGTGGATCGAGCCTGTCATGTGGTTCGTTGCCCTGTGTCGAGGAACCAGTTCTCCGTGCTCCCATCGGGGATGGAGCTTGGGGTGACGACGACACGCTCCTCGTTGAGGAAGACTTGTCCACCGGTGTGAGCAACCGTATCGCCCAGCACGTGGGCGGCCAGAGGCTCGAACATCTGCTCGACGCAGGCCATCATGAGACCAGgtccgtcgtcctcctccgcctcggccaggTGCGCTGCCGCACCCGATTTAGCGGCGTCGTCGCGTTTCTTCTTGCGGCAATCACGGCCCATTGGCCCTTTTTGCCACAGTACCGACACTTCTCCCTGTCAGTGCCGTTGGCTGCACCAGGAGATGACGCAGTTGGTGGTGGCGGAGCTATTTTCTTGCCGCGGTCATCGCCTCTACCGCCGGCACCACCGCCACGCGGTCCGGTCCGACTCCGAGTTCAGAAACACCTATAGAATCAGTACTAGTACTAGAAGCGGAGAGACTAGGCCGATAGAATCAGTTAAGCTAGACTTCCAATAATGGAGATCGACATGCAAACCCCCGACGCCCTCATGGGGTTGGCGTTCGGCATCCCCACGTCCGCCGGTGACGACGTCGGCCAGGAGAACGGCCACCGCTGGGACCCCATGGATTGCGACGAGGCGCCGCTGCCCGCGCGGACGGCACTGAGGATGGACTGCGACTTCTCCTACCTGCCGGACCACGACGAAGACGCCCACTTCTGCCACGCCAGGGccggcgtcgtcggcgtcgcggACGGGGTCGGGGGATGCCGCGGCGACGGCGTGGACGCCGCCGAGTTCTCGCGCGGGCTCATGGCCAACGCCTACAACGCGGTGACTGCAGCTGCAGGGTCCTCCTCCGGCATCTGCCCTTACACGCTGCTGGAGATGGCGTACCAGAAGACGGTCGCGTCGACGCGCACGCCGGCGGCCTCCACCGCGCTAGTGCTGTCGCTGGCCGGCCAGGCCCTCAGGTGGGCCTACGTCGGCGACAGCGCCTTCGCCGTGTTCCGCCGCGGCAGGCTCCTGCTCCGCGCGCTCCCGCAGCAGCACTACTTCAACTGCCCGTTCCAGCTCAGCGCGGTCGGCGGCGACAGGGTGAAGGACGCGGCGGTGGGCGAGTTCCCGGTGGAGGAAGGCGACGTTGTGGTGGCCGGGACGGACGGCCTCTTCGACAACGTGTTCGATGCGGCGCTCGAGGGGATCGTGCAGACATGCACGGCTTTGAGTCTCACGCCAGGCAAGATGGCGCAAGCGGTAGGAAGACTTGCCTACGACATGGCTAGGAGCACTAGGGAGTCGCCCTTCAGTGCCGCCAGCCGGGAACAGCAAGGTACCAACGGGGTGTCCGCGTGCCCGCCCCTGCCCGTCATGAATACGAGGATAAGTTTCCGGCTAGTATAAATGATGTATCTTCAATATTGGTTTGGTTTCGTTGTGGCGTGTCCGCGTGATCACGCTTCTTTTTTGTTTACTCTCTGTGCAATAATGATATATCTCTAATTAAATTCTGTATTCACTCTAGTTGATGCGCCAATCTATAATTAGTTCAACTGAGAGGATGCAGATATTTTGAGAGGATTCTTTTAGACACGTGGCCTTCGATTCCGACCTTGTTTTATCTAgtaaattctaaaaaaaataccACATTATTGCAGGAAGTTCGTAAACCCACCGCTATTCGGTGAAATTGCAAAAATCACTAGTATTGAGAGAATTCGTTAATTTTAATATACATTGATTCACGTTTTTAGCCGTATTAACGATGTTTTTGGCAAGTAGGACCCACTATCAGGTCTACGTGGCACACAGTGATGATCGAATATAATGTTAGAAATACCTAACTCTTGGATTTTTTCTGTAAATATTCTCGGACCACCACATCCCTAAAAACTCCTCTCTTCTGCGGCAATGGCGCCGCCACTCGCGACCCCCTAGCACTACGGGAGAGCTCTagtatgccgacggccgccagccgtcggcacagcaaggaaggccgtcggcacaggctgtgccgacggtgaccgtcggcgtagcttcgtcggcatagttccggtcggggactgcccgatcaccgtcggcacagattgttgtgccgacggtataaccgtcggcatagtatttcaaaattgctcgtcaacaccttctgctcctcgttgggttcgacactcttatttatcgaaagtactacgatacaccccctatacttgtgggtcattaatactattttctggcaccgttgccgggagtgaagcgctattgaagaGTGAAATTGGTAAAGGTAACTTTTACTGTaagtgttgtttttatttctgtttgctactattttattttattatggAGGCGTCTCCTTTTGACTCTCTGTTTGGAATTATTACTACCACTGTTACGGTAGTAGATGAACTACCGCGTGCTCAATtggatccttttaaaatacctatgaaaattgttgaacgtgttatgaataactgctattttggagatgaaactgtccatcctggtgatcatttactttttatacatgaattatgcgagttgttcaagtgtgcaggtatctcaatggaccaagttaagaggaaattattctctttatcacttaagggaagagctgcggaatggtataagatgctgaagaatggccgatctattg contains the following coding sequences:
- the LOC124652548 gene encoding putative protein phosphatase 2C 24, which codes for MEIDMQTPDALMGLAFGIPTSAGDDVGQENGHRWDPMDCDEAPLPARTALRMDCDFSYLPDHDEDAHFCHARAGVVGVADGVGGCRGDGVDAAEFSRGLMANAYNAVTAAAGSSSGICPYTLLEMAYQKTVASTRTPAASTALVLSLAGQALRWAYVGDSAFAVFRRGRLLLRALPQQHYFNCPFQLSAVGGDRVKDAAVGEFPVEEGDVVVAGTDGLFDNVFDAALEGIVQTCTALSLTPGKMAQAVGRLAYDMARSTRESPFSAASREQQGTNGVSACPPLPVMNTRISFRLV